The proteins below are encoded in one region of Hordeum vulgare subsp. vulgare chromosome 3H, MorexV3_pseudomolecules_assembly, whole genome shotgun sequence:
- the LOC123441817 gene encoding uncharacterized protein LOC123441817 — MADQPRKTWGPPISNCKSVPETDISCPPRNPPPRLDAPPHPHPQPSGLWRLSERDPQNPRLARGLGSPPPPSMPKRRRGVAASPRCRKKQKRLDAICDVAPTPPPGGGGGEDSDPESVRRSTRARRAPVTLDTSPAPSPRRMRPRRGGGVAGSSGSPRRGGKGRARGQAVARVVDGEEDEEDGGGNAAWRSRLRDRAKGKAGAGRRVRTLWVEDEDEDEEEGAKEEGGEESGGLSSRGMEVTEGEINLTIDVSVETHDAAEGVTVVEEEDEEKGVGEEDDEYEEEEEATGAGTDLDEGNMEEVGDEDSLQEEEKTKELDSPVLEGENGDENADEVEFGDLGENEQLDVHHGQIAEASNLPDEQQMELDGHGPDEQVEEVQQDGQMDDAPNIVLSEDALNERVGKSLVSDEKRGVVDVKEGRRCGLCGGGTDGRPPKIALHDTADSENEAYEGAMPSEEPNYDIWDGFSDDPGWLGRLLGPIHDRFGIARVWVHQNCAVWSPEVYFAGLGCLKNVRAALCRGRLLKCSRCGRPGATIGCRVDRCPKTYHLPCSRTEACIFDHRKFLITCNDHRHLFQPQGDKYAELLRKMKIKKMKANIRKLSHDAWRKDIEAEEKWLENCGEDEEFLKREGKRLNRDLLRIAPVYIGGSSENDEAYRGWESVAGLSDVIQSMKEVVILPLLYPEFFSSLGLTPPRGVLLHGHPGTGKTLVVRALIGACSQGNRRIAYFARKGADCLGKYVGDAERQLRLLFQVAEKCQPSIIFFDEMDGLAPCRSRQQDQTHNSVVATLLSLLDGLKSRGSVIVIGATNRPDAIDPALRRPGRFDREIYFPLPTLEARSAILSLHTKNWPSPISGTFLSAVASQTIGYAGADLQAICTQAALNALKRTCPLQDILRFAEKGTEHGRLPLPSIDVEERDWLSALAAAPPPCSQREAGIAANDLVSAPIDSYLLPCLLKPLLHLLISLCLDERIWLPLSLLTASSSIKEVVFSSMEKNNVPHTFWCSYLPVLIQQKDIGDKIVSILSSYGLTASQLGNHGSMLLSQNKQHEKFDDRRLSSTCSLNKGGLAYKLTGFRALVAGAPGSGQQHLVRCLLHGFVGQTVIHKLDLATMAQEGNGDILNGLTQILLKGLHLERCIIYMPRVDLWAVNTVHEQETEDHGRNMGTSKLASSPVESMPKCSEVWNTLVDQMSSLSASVSISVLATSELKFQDLPCGVKHFFSTHVVDQCLSSSEHTVPRFSVNVDSSISWDEVLDSCALRLSHDLIQHHVQLLHDRAHNNRDEQKEVFAPMEISAPDESKSCENQESTILAKSSLYVEERPSYPTKLPTCNAQPHPSASDVKDKEEDPEKLVSRNPSSRTMKGNESLSIIAFGIQILQHPQFSKLCWVTSKLREGPCTDINGPWKGWPFNSCLLHGSSSSDKSLSEGQSVVKGKEKFLCVRGLVAVGLLAYRGVYASVMEVCAEVRKVLELLVEQIRIKILEKKSRYRYFHILSQVAYLDDIVNSWAYTFQRLHPDSRTRALGTKPASLGKSCTRECESTSYATESNVLSGPVGGSTEVQDTSAQQSHDHLVGHASCPSEMHDKPVQQGPDQLKIHSVACNIGNDHLTSIPRIDAVEHDLVCSASPDAHKGTLAPADSVINDGGSGGVNNGWKMSRVTNGKEKCKPDIQRSESLSESVEDFNNMQRAENSSACPATTGNVEVSKKTMSSESHGSGNELNTGFPLNDVQSDHSINGHMQDSIKNFSVPKSSCLYECCSACFCAVYKLSRDILSNSVRLNKHCLTIDDMHDILSSCSLNLLVTVRKWHSSQGVGGCQEEIGKRHYLEIISEHCVCQGDVSFVSMDCTCHLESSAEAEASNKERHSLCGQSLSFFFKDGVLMPQDLTAGTTLHCNFKRLCVCSLPGTISMLVQIPS, encoded by the exons ATGGCCGATCAGCCGAGGAAAACATGGGGCCCACCTATCAGTAACTGTAAATCGGTGCCTGAGACTGACATCAGTTGCCCTCCCCGTAACCCTCCCCCTCGACTGGACGCGCCGCCGCACCCACACCCACAGCCGTCTGGACTCTGGAGGCTGAGCGAGCGAGACCCCCAAAACCCTCGCTTAGCACGCGGACTGggatcgcccccccccccctcgatgcCGAAGCGGCGGCGCGGCGTTGCCGCCTCACCCCGCTGTCGGAAGAAGCAGAAACGCCTCGACGCCATTTGCGACGTCGCGCCGACGCCTCccccgggcggcggcggcggcgaggattcCGACCCGGAGTCCGTCCGCCGGAGCACGCGGGCACGCCGCGCGCCCGTCACGCTCGACACCTCGCCGGCTCCCTCGCCCCGCCGCATGAGGCCCCGCCGCGGCGGGGGCGTGGCCGGGTCCAGTGGGAGCCCGCGGAGGGGGGGCAAGGGAAGGGCACGGGGCCAGGCTGTTGCCCGAGTAGTGGAcggcgaggaggatgaggaggacggCGGGGGAAATGCGGCTTGGCGCTCGCGGCTGCGAGATAGGGCTAAGGGGAAGGCCGGCGCGGGGCGGCGAGTGAGGACCCTGTGGgttgaagacgaagacgaagatgaagAGGAGGGGGCCAAGGAAGAGGGGGGCGAGGAGAGCGGAGGTTTGTCATCGCGTGGGATGGAAGTCACAGAGGGGGAGATCAATTTAACCATCGATGTTAGTGTAGAAACTCACGATGCTGCTGAGGGTGTCACTGTagtcgaagaagaagacgaggaaaaAGGAGTAGGGGAGGAAGATGATGAgtatgaggaggaggaagaagcaacCGGTGCAGGAACTGATCTAGACGAAGGCAACATGGAGGAAGTGGGGGACGAGGATAGTTTGCAAGAGGAAGAGAAAACCAAAGAGTTGGATTCACCTGTACTAGAAGGAGAAAATGGTGATGAGAATGCTGATGAGGTTGAGTTCGGCGATTTAGGGGAGAATGAACAGCTCGATGTGCACCATGGGCAGATTGCAGAAGCGAGCAACCTTCCTGATGAGCAGCAAATGGAACTTGATGGTCATGGTCCTGATGAGCAAGTGGAAGAGGTCCAGCAGGATGGACAGATGGATGATGCCCCAAATATAGTGTTGTCTGAGGACGCTCTGAACGAGAGAGTCGGGAAATCTCTAGTGTCAGATGAAAAACGAGGAGTTGTAGATGTTAAAGAAGGAAGGAGGTGTGGGCTATGTGGAGGAGGGACTGATGGGAGGCCACCCAAGATTGCACTGCATGATACTGCTGACAGCGAGAATGAAGCCTATGAGGGTGCTATGCCTTCAGAGGAGCCCAACTATGATATATGGGATGGGTTCAGTGACGATCCTGGATGGCTTGGAAGGTTACTGGGTCCAATACATGATAGATTTGGGATTGCCCGTGTCTGGGTTCATCAGAATTGTGCAGTTTGGAGTCCCGAG GTTTACTTTGCTGGTTTAGGGTGCCTAAAAAATGTAAGGGCAGCACTTTGCCGTGGAAGGCTTTTGAAGTGCAGTCGATGTGGTAGACCTGGAGCAACTATTGGGTGCCGTGTTGATCGATGTCCAAAAACCTACCATTTG CCTTGTAGTCGAACAGAAGCCTGCATATTTGATCACCGGAAGTTTCTTATAACTTGCAATGATCATCGACATCTCTTCCAACCCCAAGGAGATAAATATGCTGAACTACTCAGGAAGATGAAGATAAAAAAGATGAAGGCCAATATCAGAAAGTTGTCACATGATGCATGGAGAAAGGATATAGAGGCTGAAGAGAAATGGTTAGAGAACTGTGGGGAAGATGAAGAGTTCTTGAAACGTGAGGGGAAGAGGCTAAACAGAGATCTTTTGAGGATTGCACCTGTTTACATAGGAGGTTCTTCTGAAAATGACGAGGCGTACCGTGGTTGGGAATCTGTTGCTGGGCTGAGTGATGTTATTCAGAGCATGAAAGAAGTGGTGATACTGCCCCTTCTATATCCTGAATTCTTTAGCTCTTTAGGTCTTACACCACCAAGAGGTGTTCTGCTGCATGGTCATCCTGGTACTGGTAAAACACTTGTTGTACGGGCACTAATAGGGGCATGCTCTCAGGGTAACAGAAGGATTGCTTATTTTGCTCGAAAAGGCGCTGATTGTTTGGGCAAGTATGTTGGGGATGCTGAGAGGCAGTTAAGACTTCTATTCCAGGTAGCTGAAAAATGCCAACCTTCTATCATATTTTTTGATGAGATGGATGGTTTAGCCCCTTGTAGATCCAGACAACAAGACCAGACGCACAATTCAGTTGTGGCGACTTTGCTCTCGTTACTTGATGGTTTGAAATCACGTGGCTCGGTTATAGTAATAGGGGCTACAAATCGTCCTGATGCTATAGACCCTGCTCTTAGGAGACCAGGAAGGTTTGATCGTGAGATATACTTCCCGCTCCCCACCCTAGAGGCTAGATCTGCCATTCTTTCGTTACACACAAAAAACTGGCCTAGTCCTATTTCAGGCACATTCCTTTCAGCTGTTGCAAGCCAAACTATTGGATATGCTGGTGCTGATTTGCAGGCAATTTGTACCCAAGCTGCATTAAATGCTCTGAAAAGGACTTGCCCATTGCAAGATATCTTACGCTTCGCTGAGAAAGGAACTGAACATGGACGACTTCCTCTACCATCAATCGACGTGGAGGAAAGGGATTGGTTGTCTGCTCTTGCAGCAGCTCCCCCACCCTGTTCACAAAGGGAAGCAGGGATTGCTGCAAATGATCTAGTTTCCGCTCCTATTGATTCCTATCTTTTACCATGCCTTCTTAAACCATTGCTTCACCTccttatttccctctgtttggatGAACGAATCTGGTTACCTTTGTCTCTTCTGACGGCATCTTCCTCTATAAAGGAAGTGGTGTTTTCGTCTATGGAAAAGAACAACGTACCTCACACTTTCTGGTGTTCCTATCTTCCCGTTTTGATACAGCAGAAAGATATTGGAGATAAAATTGTATCAATCTTGTCAAGCTATGGTCTTACAGCATCTCAACTAGGAAATCATGGTTCAATGTTGTTAAGTCAAAACAAACAACATGAGAAGTTCGATGACCGCAGGTTGAGTTCCACCTGTTCTCTGAACAAAGGAGGGTTAGCATATAAGTTAACAGGTTTTCGAGCTTTAGTTGCTGGAGCACCCGGATCAGGCCAACAACATCTAGTTCGTTGCCTTCTTCATGGTTTTGTGGGTCAGACTGTAATACACAAGCTTGATCTTGCAACTATGGCACAGGAGGGAAATGGTGACATCCTTAATGGATTGACGCAAATTCTGT TGAAAGGTCTACACCTTGAAAGGTGCATAATCTACATGCCTAGAGTTGATTTGTGGGCAGTCAACACGGTCCATGAACAGGAAACAGAAGATCATGGGCGCAACATGGGTACAAGCAAGTTGGCCTCCTCGCCAGTCGAAAGCATGCCAAAATGTTCAGAAGTTTGGAATACTTTGGTTGATCAGATGAGTTCATTGTCAGCATCTGTATCCATAAGTGTTCTG GCCACTAGTGAGCTGAAGTTCCAAGATCTTCCATGCGGAGTAAAGCATTTCTTCAGCAcacatgttgtagatcaatgtctTAGTTCTTCAGAACACACTGTACCAAGATTCTCTGTGAATGTTGATAGCTCTATTAGCTGGGACGAGGTGCTCGATTCATGTGCTTTGCGGTTATCACATGACTTAATTCAGCATCATGTTCAATTATTGCATGACAGAGCTCATAACAATCGTGATGAACAGAAAGAAGTCTTTGCTCCCATGGAAATTAGTGCACCAGATGAATCTAAATCCTGTGAGAATCAGGAATCCACCATATTGGCgaagtcttctttgtatgttgaaGAACGGCCCTCATACCCTACAAAGCTGCCCACATGCAATGCTCAGCCACATCCATCAGCGTCTGATGTGAAAGATAAAGAGGAAGATCCTGAGAAACTTGTCTCAAGAAATCCTTCTAGTAGAACTATGAAGGGCAATGAATCACTTTCTATTATTGCCTTCGGAATCCAGATACTGCAGCACCCGCAGTTCTCTAAACTCTGTTGGGTTACCTCAAAACTGCGTGAAGGCCCCTGCACTGATATAAATGGACCATGGAAAGGCTGGCCGTTTAATTCCTGTTTATTACATGGCAGTAGCTCATCCGATAAATCATTGTCTGAAGGACAGAGTGTTGTTAAGGGTAAGGAGAAGTTCCTTTGTGTGAGAGGATTGGTTGCTGTTGGTTTATTAGCATATAGAGGTGTTTATGCATCTGTTATGGAAGTCTGTGCTGAGGTGAGAAAGGTCTTGGAACTGTTAGTTGAGCAGATCCGAATTAAAATTTTGGAAAAGAAAAGTCGATATCGGTACTTCCATATTCTATCTCAAGTAGCATATCTGGATGACATCGTGAACAGCTGGGCATACACCTTCCAAAG ATTACATCCTGACAGTAGGACAAGAGCATTAGGTACAAAGCCAGCAAGTCTAGGAAAGTCATGCACAAGAGAGTGTGAAAGTACCAGTTACGCTACAGAAAGCAATGTACTCTCTGGTCCTGTTGGCGGCTCTACCGAGGTCCAAGACACTTCAGCCCAACAGTCACACGACCATCTGGTTGGCCATGCTTCCTGTCCTAGTGAGATGCATGACAAGCCAGTCCAACAAGGTCCTGACCAACTTAAAATTCATAGTGTGGCCTGCAACATTGGTAATGATCATTTGACATCTATACCCAGGATTGATGCAGTGGAACATGATCTTGTCTGTTCAGCTTCGCCTGATGCGCACAAAGGTACTCTTGCACCTGCAGATTCCGTAATAAACGATGGAGGATCTGGTGGAGTAAACAATGGCTGGAAAATGTCCAGAGTAACCAATGGTAAAGAAAAATGCAAGCCAGATATTCAAAGATCTGAAAGCCTCTCTGAATCTGTTGAAGATTTCAATAATATGCAAAGGGCAGAAAATTCAAGTGCATGCCCAGCTACTACGGGCAATGTAGAAGTATCAAAGAAGACAATGTCTTCTGAATCTCATGGCAGTGGTAATGAGTTGAATACCGGCTTTCCTCTTAATGATGTTCAGTCAGATCATTCGATTAATGGTCACATGCAAGATAGCATAAAGAATTTCTCAGTTCCAAAATCTTCATGTCTATATGAATGTTGCTCCGCATGCTTCTGTGCTGTTTATAAGTTGTCTCGTGATATTCTTTCAAATTCAGTACGGCTTAATAAGCATTGCTTAACCATTGATGATATGCATGACATTCTCTCATCTTGCTCACTGAATCTACTAGTAACAGTTAGAAAATGGCACAGCTCTCAAGGTGTAGGTGGTTGTCAAGAAGAAATTGGCAAAAGGCATTATCTGGAAATCATCTCAGAGCATTGTGTTTGTCAGGGTGATGTTAGTTTTGTTTCAATGGATTGTACATGTCACTTGGAAAGCAGTGCAGAGGCCGAAGCCAGTAATAAGGAGAGGCATTCTCTATGTGGACAATCATTAAGTTTTTTCTTTAAGGATGGTGTTTTGATGCCACAAGATCTCACTGCAGGGACCACACTTCATTGCAACTTTAAAAGATTATGTGTTTGCTCTCTACCAGGAACGATTTCTATGCTCGTTCAGATCCCCAGTTGA